In Trichoderma asperellum chromosome 1, complete sequence, a single window of DNA contains:
- a CDS encoding uncharacterized protein (BUSCO:EOG092D0R2T) gives MAPSAIDERMPQAPPEKTYPPAKIFPVKETKFEKFIEPQSDGRKKALEQPGNAAIVIDNGSSAVRAGWSFESAPRLNIPPVMAKYRDRKLGKTFSFAGSDCYADTTARGHIRNAFEAGTGIISNWDVTEHVLDYIFLKLGMNDASGGIDVPIVMTEAVANLPYSRKSMTEIIFECYGAPSLAYGIDSLFSYRYNKGKTGLVVSSSHTSTHIIPVYNSKALLSQATRLNWGGYHNAEYLLKLIRLKYPAFTGKLNSSQAEHMVRDHFYVSKDYDTEIRDYLDWTGLEDRDIVIQYPYTEEVVVQKSQEELDRIAERKKESGRRLQEQAAKMRLEKLIKKEQDLEYYKNLQGKIVDETKKETRRLLDSHDIKDENQLEKIIKELEKSIKKARTKDVGGDPEEEQEQPDFSLLEVPDEELDEAQLKQKRQQRLMKSNHEARARAKAEKEAEKARIAEEERLDQERRENDLEGWLGEKHQALQEALQKIKERDRLKQDLGNRKSLASQIRMKSIANLASDNPTKKRRRGGDDDNFGANDDDWGVYRQIAVGDNSDEEQEEEDLASTLKTLEQDLLKYDPNFTYEHTQEAQTVWSKSLLHAFARGPRPIDPASQAELHQIHLNVERIRVPEVVFRPSIAGVDQAGIIEIAGDVLNQRLGSLPNRDDFLKDIFLTGGNTLFRNFDERVRDGLRSLLPADAPLHVRRAEDALLDAWKGAAGWVGSSAWKTAAISREEYQEKGPEYIKEHDMGNSYA, from the exons ATGGCTCCATCTGCAATCGACGAGCGGATGCCCCAGGCGCCTCCCGAAAAGACATACCCGCCAGCAAAAATATTCCCCGTCAAGGAGACCAAGTTTGAAAAGTTCATCGAGCCTCAGTCTGATGGCCGGAAGAAAGCTCTGGAGCAGCCCGGCAACGCTGCCATCGTGATAGATAATG GATCCTCCGCCGTTCGAGCAGGCTGGTCCTTCGAGTCCGCGCCTCGATTAAACATACCGCCCGTCATGGCCAAGTACCGCGATCGAAAGCTCGGCAAGACCTTCTCCTTTGCTGGCTCAGACTGCTATGCCGATACCACGGCGCGCGGCCACATTCGAAACGCATTCGAAGCCGGCACCGGCATCATAAGTAACTGGGACGTGACAGAGCACGTCTTGGACTACATCTTTCTGAAGCTGGGCATGAACGATGCGAGTGGTGGCATTGACGTGCCGATTGTGATGACTGAGGCCGTTGCCAATCTGCCTTACTCAAGGAAAT CCATGACCGAGATCATCTTCGAATGCTACGGCGCACCGTCTCTCGCCTACGGTATCGATTCGCTCTTCTCGTACAGATACAATAAGGGAAAGACGGGACTCGTGGTGTCTTCTTCCCACACATCCACCCACATAATACCAGTCTATAACTCGAAAGCGCTCCTGTCACAGGCTACAAGACTAAACTGGGGCGGTTATCATAATGCCGAGTATCTGCTGAAGCTGATTCGGTTAAAGTATCCTGCTTTTACAGGCAAACTCAACTCTTCGCAAGCAGAGCATATGGTGCGGGATCATTTCTATGTCTCCAAGGATTACGATACCGAGATTCGCGACTACCTCGACTGGACGGGCTTAGAGGACCGAGATATTGTCATCCAGTACCCATACACAGAGGAGGTGGTAGTTCAAAAGAGCCAGGAAGAGTTGGATCGCATTGCAGAGCGCAAAAAGGAGAGTGGAAGAAGGTTACAGGAGCAGGCTGCCAAGATGCGGctcgagaagctcatcaagaAGGAGCAGGATTTGGAATACTACAAGAACCTTCAGGGTAAAATCGTTGACgagacaaaaaaggaaacacgACGTCTTCTCGACAGCCACGACATTAAGGATGAAAACCAGCTCGAGAAGATCATCAAGGAACTAGAAAAGTCGATCAAGAAAGCCCGCACCAAGGATGTTGGTGGTGACCCTGAGGAAGAACAAGAGCAGCCAGACTTTAGCCTCCTGGAAGTACCTGATGAGGAGCTCGACGAGGCACAACTGAAGCAGAAACGTCAACAGCGACTCATGAAATCCAATCATGAGGCTCGTGCTCGTGCCAAAGCCGAAAAGGAAGCCGAGAAAGCTCGCATCGCTGAGGAGGAGCGATTAGACCAGGAACGCCGCGAGAACGATCTTGAAGGATGGCTTGGTGAGAAGCATCAGGCTCTCCAGGAAGCCCTCCAGAAGATCAAGGAGCGCGACAGGCTGAAGCAGGACCTCGGCAACCGCAAATCCCTCGCCTCCCAAATCCGAATGAAGAGCATCGCCAACCTCGCATCGGACAACCCCACGAAGAAGAGGCGGCGCGGCGGTGACGACGATAACTTTGGcgccaacgacgacgactggGGCGTGTATCGCCAAATCGCAGTGGGCGACAACAGCGACGaggagcaagaggaggaagatctCGCGTCGACCCTCAAGACGCTGGAGCAGGACCTGCTAAAGTACGACCCCAACTTCACCTACGAACACACCCAGGAGGCCCAGACAGTCTGGTCAAAGTCGCTCCTGCACGCCTTCGCCCGCGGCCCGCGCCCCATCGACCCGGCCTCCCAGGCAGAGCTGCACCAGATCCACCTCAACGTCGAGCGCATTCGCGTGCCGGAGGTGGTCTTCCGCCCGTCCATTGCAGGCGTCGACCAGGCCGGCATCATCGAGATTGCGGGAGACGTGCTGAACCAGCGCCTCGGGTCGCTGCCCAACCGCGACGACTTCCTCAAGGACATCTTCCTCACGGGCGGAAACACCCTGTTCCGCAACTTTGACGAGCGCGTGCGCGATGGTCTGAGGTCCCTGCTGCCGGCGGATGCGCCGCTGCATGTGAGGAGGGCGGAGGATGCGCTGCTGGATGCGTGGAAGGGGGCTGCCGGGTGGGTTGGGTCGTCGGCTTGGAAGACGGCGGCGATATCGCGGGAGGAGTATCAGGAAAAGGGACCGGAGTATATTAAG GAGCACGACATGGGCAATTCATACGCGTGA
- a CDS encoding uncharacterized protein (EggNog:ENOG41), which yields MVPRPRSSDDFRFAIICALPSEYDAVYDSLDDIWDKDEGLGTATGDPRIYTTGRIGNLPVVLVLLPGIGKREAASGAVELRMSYRNLAIAFLVGICGAVPKPHIGTEILLGDIIISRSLVQYDFGRQNPNGFERKNNVDAALGRPNKKIRALTALLGTRPGRDELEGSALEYLQQLQTKMASTKHRGIYDYVGIAHDQLFNSKYRHKHRTEACDICQACLTDNDPVCSEAAERTCIELGCSEGELVNRTQLQQRQQDAIDAAPALNVHIGTFGSADTVMRSAQSRDIIAKREKVIAFEMEGAGVWDEIPCIIVKGASDYADSHKHKKWQDYAAGVAASTVKAILGSYFQEAQEKKTTPSGKPRRFARSIRCYKCLEFGHYASAPHCFICGEYGHGAYDLHCRKCDGFGHYDDEPHCYKCGEVGFYNNKSHCYYCHEFGHYAKNCPMR from the exons ATGGTGCCACGTCCACGGAGCAGTGATGACTTTCGGTTTGCCATCATTTGCGCACTGCCATCCGAGTACGATGCCGTCTACGATTCCCTCGATGACATTTGGGACAAGGATGAGGGTTTAGGCACGGCTACTGGCGACCCGCGTATTTATACTACGGGGCGAATAGGAAATTTACCTGTTGTTCTTGTCCTATTGCCAGGGATTGGCAAAAGGGAGGCGGCGAGCGGCGCTGTAGAGCTGCGTATGAGCTACCGCAATCTGGCTATCGCTTTTTTGGTTGGAATCTGCGGTGCTGTACCAAAACCTCACATTGGGACTGAGATCTTGCTCGGAGACATTATCATCAGCAGATCCCTGGTGCAATACGACTTTGGCCGGCAAAACCCCAATGGATTTGAGCGAAAGAATAATGTCGATGCTGCACTGGGCAGGCCTAATAAGAAGATTCGCGCTTTAACCGCGTTGCTCGGTACTCGCCCAGGCCGTGATGAGCTCGAAGGCAGCGCCCTGGAATACCTACAACAGCTTCAGACAAAGATGGCCAGCACTAAGCACCGAGGCATATACGACTACGTAGGAATTGCACATGACCAACTCTTTAATTCAAAGTATCGGCACAAACATCGAACCGAAGCCTGTGACATTTGTCAAGCTTGTCTCACTGACAATGATCCGGTCTGCAGCGAGGCGGCTGAACGAACATGCATAGAACTTGGATGTAGCGAGGGAGAATTAGTTAATCGAACTCAACTGCAGCAAAGACAGCAAGACGCCATTgatgcagctccagctctaAATGTGCATATAGGGACGTTTGGATCAGCCGACACCGTGATGCGATCAGCACAATCACGTGACATCATtgcgaagagagagaaggtgATTGCATTCGAGATGGAAGGCGCCGGCGTGTGGGACGAGATACCCTGTATTATCGTCAAGGGAGCTAGCGATTATGCCGACTCACATAAACACAAAAAGTGGCAAGATTATGCGGCTGGGGTGGCGGCATCGACAGTAAAAGCCATACTTGGAAGTTATTTCCAGGAAgcacaagaaaagaaaacaacccCCA GCGGTAAACCTAGGCGGTTCGCTCGCAGCATTCGCTGTTACAAAT GCCTTGAATTTGGACATTACGCAAGCGCGCCTCACTGCTTTATAT GTGGAGAATATGGGCATGGTGCATACGACCTTCACTGTCGTAAAT GTGATGGATTTGGACATTATGATGATGAGCCTCACTGCTATAAGT GTGGTGAAGTTGGATTTTACAACAATAAGTCTCACTGTTATTATT gcCATGAATTTGGGCATTATGCCAAAAACTGCCCAATGCGATAA
- a CDS encoding uncharacterized protein (BUSCO:EOG092D4O4M) yields the protein MAAPTEAQLAHIELLEQLDIHSIHKNFRNPNWKPNQRRNKNLKAIVGDASKREASALATPQDVSGDATPAADDGLSTSGTSTPATSNNGNPPPPNLAQASRSLSKLVLEKSLKPPGGGLVAGSVSAPSATYTNIESAPSLAHSKHYCDITGLPAPYLDPKTRLRYHNKEVFGLIRTLPQSSAEQFLAARGAHTVLK from the coding sequence ATGGCCGCTCCCACAGAAGCGCAGCTCGCGCATATCGAGCTCCTCGAACAACTCGACATCCACTCCATCCACAAGAACTTCCGCAACCCCAATTGGAAGCCCAACCAGCGACGAAACAAGAACCTCAAGGCCATAGTAGGCGACGCGTCCAAACGAGAGGCCTCGGCGCTCGCCACACCGCAGGATGTCAGCGGCGACGCAACTCCCGCCGCCGATGATGGCCTATCCACCAGCGGCACTTCGACGCCAGCCACAAGCAACAACGGAAACCCGCCTCCTCCCAATCTCGCACAGGCTTCGCGTAGCTTGTCAAAGCTCGTGCTGGAGAAGTCTCTGAAGCCGCCTGGAGGAGGACTAGTAGCAGGAAGCGTGTCGGCTCCGAGCGCGACGTACACAAATATCGAATCCGCCCCTTCATTAGCACACTCGAAGCACTACTGCGACATCACGGGTCTTCCGGCGCCGTACTTGGATCCGAAGACGAGACTGCGGTATCACAACAAGGAGGTGTTTGGATTGATCAGGACACTGCCTCAGAGCTCTGCGGAACAATTCCTGGCTGCCCGTGGCGCGCATACGGTACTCAAATAA
- the DAD4 gene encoding DASH complex subunit dad4: protein MESPHEHQQNLLLSRIITNVEKLNEAVVVMNKSLQEINVQNMNVELVAQMFKNYQSNVLFHLEATDNLKPPS, encoded by the exons ATG GAAAGCCCGCACGAGCATCAGCAGAACCTGCTGCTATCGCGCATCATCACCAATGTG GAAAAACTGAATGAAGCGGTTGTTGTGATGAACAAGAGCCTGCAG GAGATAAACGTCCAAAACATGAACGTTGAGCTCGTCGCGCAGATGTTTAAAAACTACCAGTCCAATGTCCTATTCCATCTAGAAG CAACTGATAACCTGAAGCCTCCGTCATGA
- a CDS encoding uncharacterized protein (EggNog:ENOG41~TransMembrane:10 (i43-61o73-95i115-139o145-169i181-204o210-237i249-267o297-324i336-355o361-380i)), giving the protein MAIATAGASTPAADNQVAANHDDSCSQRLCKNNRGWRRIVRNFTPSWFAVNMGTGIVSILLHNLPWNGYWLHIISYIFFALNILLFTIFFTISLLRYTIYPEIWGAMISHPAQSLFLGCFPMGFATIINMMIFSCAQWGPWLVYLAWAFWWIDVLVSFATAISMPFIVMHRHRPGLSETTAALLLPIVPAVVAAATGGIVAEALPSISHAYATLVVSYVLWGIGQALSACVMALYFHRLTVHSLPPREVIVSVFLPVGPLGQGGFGIQQLGRVALKVIPHTEMFHVAGVDPTRGAEFLYFLGIFFGIVMWGFALAWVCFALIILRTTRSFPFNMGWWGFTFPLGVWATCTSALWQNLGSEFFKYITTIISLIVVLLWIVVSLRTIHRVVTGEMFVAPCLKDLKEKQAPISDSEA; this is encoded by the exons ATGGCGATAGCAACCGCCGGGGCATCCACGCCCGCCGCAGACAACCAAGTCGCAGCTAACCACGACGACTCATGTTCTCAAAGGCTTTGCAAGAATAACCGTGGCTGGCGGAGAATCGTCCGCAACTTTACTCCATC ATGGTTCGCCGTCAACATGGGCACAGGCATcgtctccatcctcctccaCAACCTCCCCTGGAACGGCTACTGGCTACACATCATCTCCtacatcttcttcgccctcaacatcctcctcttcacaATCTTCTTCACAATCTCCCTACTACGATACACCATCTACCCGGAGATTTGGGGCGCCATGATTTCTCACCCTGCACAATCTCTCTTCCTGGGCTGCTTCCCGATGGGCTTTGCAA CAATCATCAACATGATGATCTTCTCCTGCGCCCAATGGGGCCCCTGGCTCGTCTACCTCGCCTGGGCCTTCTGGTGGATCGACGTCCTCGTCTCATTCGCAACCGCAATCTCCATGCCCTTCATCGTCATGCACCGCCACCGCCCCGGCCTCAGCGAGACCACGGCCGCGCTCCTCCTGCCCATCGTCCCGGCCGTCGTCGCAGCAGCTACTGGCGGCATCGTCGCTGAAGCCCTCCCCTCCATCAGCCACGCCTATGCCACGCTCGTCGTCTCCTACGTCCTCTGGGGCATCGGCCAGGCCCTCTCCGCCTGCGTCATGGCCCTCTATTTCCACCGTCTGACCGTCCACTCGCTGCCGCCGCGAGAGGTCATCGTCTCCGTCTTCCTTCCCGTCGGACCCCTTGGCCAGGGCGGCTTCGGcatccagcagctcggcAGGGTCGCCCTCAAGGTCATCCCTCACACGGAGATGTTCCACGTCGCTGGCGTTGATCCCACCCGCGGCGCCGAGTTCCTCTACTTCctcggcatcttcttcggtATCGTTATGTGGGGCTTCGCCCTGGCTTGGGTGTGCTTCgctctcatcatcttgaGAACCACGCGGTCGTTCCCCTTCAACATGGGCTGGTGGGGATTTACTTTCCCGCTGGGCGTGTGGGCAACTTGCACCAGCGCTCTGTGGCAGAATCTGGGAAGCGAGTTTTTCAAGTATATAACTACT ATCATCTCTCTCATAGTCGTCCTTCTCTGGATTGTCGTCAGCCTAAGGACGATACACCGCGTCGTTACTGGCGAAATGTTTGTTGCTCCTTGCCTCAAGGAcctcaaagagaagcaagcaCCTATCAGTGATAGTGAAGCATAA
- a CDS encoding uncharacterized protein (TransMembrane:3 (o50-74i95-117o129-149i)) codes for MDVANATFGALNQTQTYFNVLEEVGKYNVHLNLFERLWAAWYLWMDNDTLATGLLSFFMHEIIYFGRCIPFMIMDKIPYFHKYKIQNQKIPTLKEQWDCAAIVLISHFTAELPQIWFFHPIATYFGMDYGIPFPSVFTMAWQIALFFVMEDTWHYWFHRTLHYGPLYRSIHKMHHLYSAPFGLAAEYASPIETGLLGIGVVGSPILVLAITGKLHLLTMYIWITLRLFQAIDAHSGYDFPWSLRHFLPVWAGAEHHDVHHEKFIGNYASSFRWWDYMLDTEAGADAHRRRREKKLAAMKAKKGQ; via the exons ATGGACGTGGC gaACGCGACATTCGGCGCGTTGAACCAAACGCAAACCTACTTCAACGTCCTCGAGGAAGTTGGCAAATACAATGTTCACTTGAACTTGTTTGAGCGTCTCTGGGCG GCTTGGTACCTGTGGATGGACAACGATACTCTGGCGACCGGTctcctcagcttcttcaTGCACGAGATCATCTACTTCGGCCGCTGCATTCCGTTCATGATCATGGACAAGATCCCTTACTTCCACAAGTACAAGATTCAGAACCAGAAGATCCCCACCTTGAAGGAGCAGTGGGATTGCGCCgccatcgtcctcatcagcCACTTCACCGCCGAATTGCCTCAGATCTGGTTCTTCCACCCCATTGCCACCTACTTCGGCATGGACTACGGCATTCCTTTCCCCTCGGTCTTCACCATGGCTTGGCAgattgctctcttcttcgtcatggAAGACACCTGGCACTACTGGTTCCACCGCACTCTTCACTACGGCCCTCTCTACAGAAGCATCCACAAGATGCACCACCTTTACTCTGCTCCTTTCGGTTTGGCTGCTGAGTACGCTTCTCCCATTGAGACTGGTCTCCTCGGTATCGGTGTCGTCGGATCTCCCATCCTTGTCCTCGCCATCACCGGCAAGCTTCACCTCCTGACCATGTACATCTGGATCACCCTCCGTCTCTTCCAGGCCATCGACGCCCACAGCGGCTACGACTTCCCCTGGAGCTTGCGCCACTTCCTGCCTGTCTGGGCTGGCGCCGAGCACCACGACGTTCACCACGAAAAGTTCATTGGCAACTACGCTTCCAGCTTCCGCTGGTGGGACTACATGCTCGACACCGAGGCCGGTGCCGATGCCCACAGGAGACGCCGTGAGAAGAAGTTGGCTGCTatgaaggccaagaagggcCAGTAA
- a CDS encoding uncharacterized protein (BUSCO:EOG092D0R9A~TransMembrane:1 (o543-564i)) — protein sequence MSLVADQVRRLDAYLDRLPVLSEETSEDGASEAGHVFATAEVLDAPRLDQLLHIIRSLSTTSSSEPLLNIQRVKILLNESGIATIADDVHGAASETPARTKTPYENEIEWLLVSKATVQVYGAILNTLVDRIIPLSDDMWYWDGVLSSYSYSSIYTVQTSPLRLWAWSLDIYQASRSRLRSLSAADASAELVESTRSTLSQPWSRFYGVVRESIREHSFANLQQKVLSPVALSRAEARRKQAHLRKLREMTASGLGVLMDEGLQLGHDDERAGVQDHEDLKGVVERSVALMDMVLKEASSLDINIPDFEEKVFAGVEEDAELSVHVEEDMTQYRPSTLARRLLQIIDKTLPQHINAMQVLADENGPPPVIVRYWLPALIGLTSSTTILKILVNRKADIIDWVADFGSTLRDFWLNWVVQPTEKVIKTIRHDETSEIAIMSRDSLKADRESLERMVVDFATEKPHFAVGSSSITDAQIAEIRSKVAEGDVTPVLKAYEQELRKPFVGAVRGDLVRSLLIQVQKTKVDLEVAMTGIDSLLKSQELVFGFVGLTPGIFVSVGVFQYLRNIFGGRSGRRHSKASGKAIRILRNIDRILSEARPTENNVLSYKDHGLLLCEVHVLRSLAGNLMPDNLQKEFLEDLDDLANVKGVHIQAKALERIRWAYARWIR from the exons ATGTCGTTGGTGGCAGA CCAGGTGCGTCGCCTGGATGCGTACCTCGACCGCCTCCCTGTCCTGTCCGAGGAGACATCTGAAGATGGAGCTTCGGAAGCTGGGCACGTTTTCGCCACTGCAGAGGTGCTGGACGCTCCGCGACTCGACCAGTTGCTGCACATTATTCGCTCGCTGAGCACAACCTCTTCCTCAGAGCCGTTGCTCAACATCCAACGTGTGAAAATCCTCCTCAACGAATCTGGCATTGCTACGATTGCAGATGATGTCCATGGCGCTGCATCGGAAACCCCCGCACGAACCAAGACGCCATACGAGAACGAGATCGAGTGGCTCCTAGTCTCCAAAGCAACAGTCCAGGTCTATGGAGCTATCCTCAACACCTTGGTCGATCGCATCATCCCTCTTAGCGATGATATGTGGTATTGGGATGGGGTCTTGAGCTCCTACAGCTACAGCAGTATATACACCGTGCAGACATCTCCTCTACGGCTATGGGCCTGGTCGCTTGATATATATCAGGCCAGTCGGTCACGGCTACGCTCTTTGTCCGCAGCAGATGCTTCGGCTGAGCTTGTCGAGTCTACAAGATCCACTCTATCACAGCCATGGAGTAGATTCTATGGTGTTGTTCGAGAAAGTATCCGAGAGCACTCGTTTGCTAATCTCCAGCAAAAGGTGCTTTCTCCTGTTGCTTTATCTCGAGCCGAGGCCCGCCGGAAACAGGCACATCTGCGAAAGCTAAGAGAAATGACAGCCAGTGGCCTTGGAGTGCTCATGGACGAAGGGCTTCAGCTTGGGCATGACGACGAGAGAGCTGGAGTGCAGGATCATGAAGACCTCAAGGGCGTCGTCGAGCGAAGCGTAGCACTGATGGACATGGTCCTCAAAGAAGCAAGCAGTCTGGATATCAACATTCCCGACTTTGAAGAAAAAGTATTCGCAGGCgtcgaagaagatgctgagctATCTGTCCACGTTGAAGAAGACATGACGCAATACCGTCCGAGCACGCTGGCTCGCCGTCTGCTTCAGATCATTGACAAGACTCTTCCTCAACATATTAACGCTATGCAGGTTCTCGCAGATGAAAACGGCCCACCCCCGGTTATTGTGCGATATTGGCTGCCTGCTCTGATTGGTCTCACCTCGTCTACAACTATCCTTAAGATCCTGGTCAATCGCAAGGCAGATATCATAGACTGGGTTGCGGATTTTGGTAGTACATTGCGAGATTTCTGGCTTAACTGGGTTGTTCAGCCGACCGAGAAGGTCATTAAGACTATACGGCACGACGAAACCAGCGAGATTGCGATTATGAGCAGGGATAGCCTCAAAGCTGACCGTGAGAGCTTGGAACGGATGGTTGTAGACTTTGCTACGGAGAAACCCCATTTTGCGGTTGGCAGCTCATCCATAACTGACGCCCAAATTGCTGAGATTCGCTCCAAGGTAGCTGAGGGTGATGTAACTCCAGTCTTGAAAGCATATGAGCAAGAACTGAGAAAGCCTTTTGTGGGTGCTGTTCGCGGTGACCTTGTCCGTTCTCTCCTGATCCAGGTTCAAAAGACAAAGGTTGATCTGGAGGTTGCTATGACGGGTATTGACTCGCTCCTGAAGAGCCAAGAACTTGTCTTTGGCTTTGTGGGATTAACTCCTGGCATCTTTGTCTCGGTTGGTGTCTTTCAGTATCTCCGCAACATCTTTGGTGGCCGATCCGGACGGCGCCACAGCAAAGCTTCTGGCAAGGCTATCCGCATCCTTCGAAACATTGACCGCATCCTGTCTGAGGCGAGGCCCACGGAGAACAACGTCTTGTCGTACAAGGATCACGGTCTTTTACTGTGCGAAGTTCACGTGCTTCGTAGTTTGGCTGGCAATTTGATGCCGGATAACCTGCAGAAGGAGTTTTTGGAGGATTTGGATGACCTGGCGAATGTCAAGGGGGTTCACATTCAAGCAAAGGCTTTGGAAAGAATTCGCTGGGCTTATGCCAGATGGATTAGGTAG